The following proteins are co-located in the Dromiciops gliroides isolate mDroGli1 chromosome 2, mDroGli1.pri, whole genome shotgun sequence genome:
- the NPM3 gene encoding nucleoplasmin-3, translating into MAAASATWAFQAQESRARPGGGLEALRLRGLGPVTMDSFFGCELSGQARSYTFKVEEDDNTEHVLALTMLCLTEDAKEECNIVEVVARNSDNEEIAVPVANLKLSCQPMLSLGDFLLQPPVTFHLKSGSGPVHVSGRHQIVSMEDSDLSEEDESEDRDPELLPILPAKKRQGRS; encoded by the exons ATGGCCGCCGCTTCAGCCACCTGGGCGTTTCAGGCACAGGAAAGCCGGGCCCGACCTGGGGGAGGGCTGGAAGCCTTGAGGTTGAGGGGCCTAGGCCCAGTCACCATGGACAGCTTCTTCG GTTGTGAACTGTCCGGTCAGGCTAGGTCCTACACCTTCAAGGTAGAGGAGGACGACAATACGGAGCATGTGCTGGCACTGACCATG CTCTGCCTCACAGAAGATGCTAAGGAGGAGTGCAACATTGTGGAGGTGGTAGCCAGAAACAGTGACAATGAGGAGATTGCTGTACCAGTGGCCAACCTGAAACTGTCTTGCCAGCCCATG CTCAGCCTAGGTGACTTCCTACTCCAGCCTCCAGTGACCTTCCACCTGAAGTCTGGCTCTGGCCCTGTTCATGTCAGTGGGAGGCACCAGATTG TATCTATGGAGGACAGTGATCTCTCTGAAGAAGATGAGAGTGAAGACAGGGACCCAGAACTTCTGCCCATTCTGCCTGCCAAGAAGAGGCAGGGGAGGTCATAA